One segment of Pontibacter akesuensis DNA contains the following:
- a CDS encoding penicillin-binding protein, whose product MNIKKSIVVRVRLAFLLVCLFACAIVYKVIAIQYLDGEKWKSISKERRIFYKPVHATRGNIFSDNGSILATSLPFYRVAFDPTVAKAEVFNNGVDSLAMLLAQFYGDRSEDYYRRKIKNARHAGRRYIRLNSRQINYQDKKLMAKWPVFRDGKNKGGVIFEKVEKRFKPFGLLADRTIGFINEDKNGAGLEFSFNGDLTGADGEALFERIAGGSKPIYDGTEVKPQHGYDIKTTLDINLQDVAENALYKALERTNAEYGCVILMEVKTGEIKAIANLGKTTGGYIEDYNYAVGNQGRTEPGSTFKLASMMALFEHAPEVKLTDTIDTGDGRYRIKNTVMTDAKINGYGKLTVQQVFEKSSNVGVAKLMEAHFSNDQQAYIDYLNKFGLNSTLGFQMEGEARPYMKDPRDKNWYGTTLTSMSIGYELKLSPLQTLAFYNAVANNGVKIQPIIVKEIRKADEVLHSYSTRVLDDQICSEATLKKLRMMLEGVVANGTAKNVLSADYKIAGKTGTARKVKNGRYVKEYSTSFAGYFPADNPKYSCIVIIDSPRGVNVYGGDVAAPVFKELADKAYARDLAMHKPMHERVVPNRESIPQVEAGSFDDLRTICNTIGVSTRNGNLDDEWVKVVPLRRSLGFEATPVMKNTVPDVQGMTLRDALYILGNQHLKVKVSGAGKRVKEQSLEPGTEINEEKTITITLS is encoded by the coding sequence ATGAATATTAAGAAATCCATAGTTGTCCGCGTTCGTTTGGCATTCCTGTTGGTATGCCTTTTTGCGTGTGCCATCGTGTATAAAGTTATCGCGATTCAGTACCTGGATGGCGAAAAGTGGAAGAGCATCTCCAAAGAGCGCCGCATTTTCTACAAGCCGGTGCACGCCACGCGCGGCAATATCTTTTCCGACAACGGTAGCATTCTGGCTACCTCCCTGCCTTTTTACCGTGTCGCATTTGATCCCACTGTGGCAAAGGCAGAAGTGTTTAACAACGGCGTTGACTCGCTGGCTATGTTGCTTGCGCAATTCTACGGCGACAGGTCAGAGGACTATTACCGCCGCAAGATTAAGAACGCCCGCCATGCCGGCAGAAGGTACATCAGGCTAAACAGCCGCCAGATCAACTACCAGGACAAGAAACTGATGGCCAAGTGGCCCGTGTTCCGCGACGGAAAGAACAAAGGCGGTGTAATTTTCGAGAAAGTAGAGAAGCGCTTCAAGCCGTTCGGCCTGCTGGCCGACCGTACGATCGGCTTTATCAACGAAGATAAAAATGGTGCTGGTTTGGAGTTTAGCTTTAACGGTGATTTAACAGGCGCAGACGGTGAGGCCTTGTTTGAGCGCATTGCGGGCGGCAGCAAACCGATCTACGACGGCACCGAGGTGAAACCGCAGCACGGCTATGACATCAAAACCACCCTGGACATCAACCTGCAGGACGTGGCAGAGAATGCCCTTTATAAGGCGCTGGAGAGAACGAATGCCGAGTATGGTTGCGTGATATTGATGGAGGTCAAAACAGGCGAGATCAAAGCGATCGCAAACCTGGGCAAGACCACCGGCGGCTATATTGAGGACTATAACTACGCGGTAGGAAACCAGGGACGTACCGAGCCCGGCTCCACGTTCAAACTCGCCTCGATGATGGCTTTGTTTGAGCACGCACCTGAGGTAAAGCTAACGGATACAATTGATACCGGCGATGGCCGCTACCGCATCAAGAATACAGTGATGACGGATGCCAAGATAAACGGCTATGGCAAATTGACGGTGCAGCAGGTGTTTGAGAAGTCATCTAATGTGGGTGTTGCCAAACTGATGGAGGCCCATTTCAGCAATGATCAGCAAGCATATATAGATTACCTGAATAAGTTTGGCCTGAACAGCACCCTCGGCTTCCAGATGGAAGGGGAGGCGCGGCCTTACATGAAGGACCCGCGCGACAAGAACTGGTATGGCACCACGCTAACGTCCATGTCCATTGGCTACGAGCTAAAGCTGTCTCCCCTGCAAACGCTGGCTTTTTACAATGCGGTGGCAAACAACGGAGTGAAGATCCAGCCTATAATTGTAAAGGAAATCCGAAAGGCTGATGAAGTACTCCATTCCTACTCCACCCGTGTGCTGGACGACCAGATATGCTCGGAGGCAACGCTGAAAAAGCTGCGCATGATGCTGGAGGGTGTAGTGGCGAACGGTACGGCAAAGAACGTGCTTAGCGCCGACTATAAGATTGCCGGTAAAACAGGCACAGCCCGAAAGGTGAAAAATGGCCGCTACGTGAAGGAGTACTCCACTTCGTTTGCTGGTTACTTTCCAGCTGATAACCCGAAATATTCCTGCATTGTGATCATCGACAGTCCGCGTGGCGTGAACGTGTATGGTGGTGATGTGGCAGCACCGGTGTTTAAGGAACTGGCTGATAAAGCCTACGCACGCGACCTGGCCATGCACAAGCCCATGCACGAGCGCGTGGTGCCGAACAGGGAAAGTATACCGCAGGTGGAGGCAGGCAGCTTCGACGACCTCAGAACAATTTGCAACACCATTGGGGTAAGCACCAGAAACGGAAACCTGGATGACGAGTGGGTGAAAGTGGTGCCGCTGCGTCGCTCCCTGGGCTTTGAAGCTACACCAGTGATGAAGAACACCGTGCCTGATGTACAGGGTATGACGCTTCGCGATGCGCTGTACATCCTGGGTAACCAACACCTGAAGGTGAAAGTGTCTGGTGCCGGCAAACGCGTGAAAGAGCAGTCGCTGGAACCTGGCACTGAGATAAACGAGGAAAAAACGATAACGATTACACTGAGCTAA
- a CDS encoding FtsL-like putative cell division protein: protein MASNVLVKKSDSPRFNAERVKPEVVQEPQKKKRGFSLFALLDKYTNVDALFEEGVPLRFMPRILFLTGITLFYIGNTHFAEKTIRKIDKVKVEVEDLRADYSTLKSDYMEASKQSEVARNVAPLGLEESSTPPYQVIVSPDEY from the coding sequence ATGGCTTCAAATGTATTGGTGAAGAAATCAGACTCGCCCCGATTTAATGCGGAGCGGGTGAAGCCAGAGGTGGTACAGGAGCCGCAGAAAAAGAAAAGAGGGTTCAGTCTTTTCGCACTGCTGGACAAGTATACAAATGTCGATGCCTTGTTTGAGGAAGGTGTGCCGCTGCGTTTTATGCCGCGCATCCTCTTTCTGACGGGCATTACGCTTTTCTACATCGGCAACACGCACTTCGCCGAGAAAACCATTCGCAAGATCGATAAAGTAAAAGTGGAGGTGGAAGACCTGCGGGCCGACTATTCTACGCTCAAGTCTGATTATATGGAGGCTAGTAAACAGTCGGAGGTGGCGCGCAACGTGGCGCCGCTTGGCCTGGAAGAAAGCTCAACACCACCTTACCAAGTGATTGTGTCTCCAGATGAATATTAA
- the rsmH gene encoding 16S rRNA (cytosine(1402)-N(4))-methyltransferase RsmH translates to MEYHRPVLLEESVEALAIKPDGIYVDVTFGGGGHSLHILQKLTTGKLYSFDQDKDAEEQSKKLEGPTFQFVRANFRDLKKYLRLYGVKQVDGLLADLGVSSHQFDVPERGFSTRFDGPLDMRMDFEAGITASEVLETYSEEQLHRIFGIYGEVKNAKTLARTVVEKRNRQSLQTISDFKQAISSCTPKGKENKYLAQVFQALRIEVNDEMKALEEMLEQATQVLKPGGRLSVISYHSLEDRLVKNYIAKGRFFGEVEKDLFGNEIKPLEAVHRKPITPPEQELLQNSRSRSAKLRVAEKRDEG, encoded by the coding sequence ATGGAGTATCATCGCCCGGTATTACTGGAGGAGTCGGTAGAAGCGTTGGCTATTAAGCCGGACGGAATATACGTGGATGTGACGTTTGGTGGCGGGGGCCACTCATTGCACATCCTGCAGAAGCTTACAACGGGTAAGCTTTATAGTTTTGACCAGGACAAGGATGCAGAAGAGCAGTCGAAGAAGCTGGAGGGGCCAACCTTTCAGTTTGTGCGCGCCAACTTCCGCGACCTTAAAAAGTACCTGCGCCTGTACGGGGTAAAGCAGGTGGATGGCTTGCTGGCTGACCTGGGTGTTTCATCGCATCAGTTCGATGTGCCGGAGCGGGGTTTTTCGACCCGCTTTGATGGTCCTCTGGACATGCGGATGGACTTTGAAGCAGGTATCACGGCAAGTGAGGTGCTGGAGACTTACTCGGAGGAGCAGCTGCACCGCATCTTCGGCATTTACGGGGAGGTGAAAAACGCTAAAACACTGGCCCGCACCGTGGTGGAGAAACGCAACAGGCAGTCGCTGCAGACAATAAGTGACTTTAAGCAGGCCATCAGTTCCTGCACACCGAAGGGGAAAGAGAATAAGTACCTGGCGCAGGTGTTTCAGGCGCTGCGCATAGAAGTGAACGACGAAATGAAGGCCCTGGAGGAGATGCTGGAGCAGGCAACGCAAGTGCTGAAGCCGGGTGGAAGGCTCTCGGTGATCTCTTACCACTCGCTGGAAGACAGGTTGGTGAAGAACTACATTGCCAAAGGCAGATTTTTCGGGGAGGTGGAAAAAGACCTTTTCGGAAACGAGATAAAACCGCTGGAGGCCGTGCATCGCAAGCCGATCACGCCGCCAGAGCAGGAGCTGCTGCAGAACAGCCGCTCCAGAAGTGCCAAACTAAGGGTAGCTGAGAAGAGGGACGAAGGGTAG
- the mraZ gene encoding division/cell wall cluster transcriptional repressor MraZ: protein MNFLSGEYECKIDPKGRLVLPAKIKANLPEASGNHVVLMRGFEPCLVLYPKAEWKVIYDKVAGLNEFNEEYRHFQRNFFRGNTEIELDGAGRFIVPKSMGRFANLEKEAIVVGLGNRVEIWNPDSYEEFLIKDQQNFSQLAQKFLGDKPAEEPLV from the coding sequence ATGAACTTTCTCTCTGGCGAGTATGAATGCAAGATCGATCCGAAAGGAAGGTTGGTTTTACCTGCAAAGATAAAAGCCAATCTGCCGGAGGCGTCGGGCAATCATGTGGTGCTGATGAGAGGGTTTGAACCTTGCCTGGTTTTGTACCCAAAGGCAGAATGGAAAGTGATTTACGACAAGGTGGCCGGCCTGAACGAATTCAACGAGGAGTACCGTCATTTTCAGCGGAACTTCTTTCGGGGCAACACCGAGATTGAGTTGGATGGTGCTGGTCGTTTCATCGTTCCGAAGTCTATGGGTAGGTTTGCCAACCTGGAGAAGGAAGCGATTGTGGTGGGGCTTGGTAACCGCGTGGAGATCTGGAATCCTGATAGTTACGAGGAATTCCTGATCAAAGACCAGCAGAATTTCTCACAGCTTGCCCAAAAGTTTTTGGGTGATAAACCGGCCGAGGAGCCGCTTGTGTAA
- a CDS encoding HYC_CC_PP family protein translates to MRYTHRHIAVLLLAFSVLLGSVGVALSETICRMAGTDTRIAASADACCSKPRQAEEKDSCCEKEVSYDKLEPVAAQKQHTLLVPVFFLTPLKPLLPQQIIAAEAKVYTYTDSSPPLHGRNLLHRIQVLIV, encoded by the coding sequence GTGAGATACACCCACAGACATATCGCTGTTTTACTCCTTGCTTTCAGTGTATTGCTGGGCTCGGTGGGTGTTGCGCTCAGTGAAACAATCTGCCGTATGGCTGGCACGGATACTCGTATCGCAGCCAGTGCAGATGCGTGCTGCAGCAAGCCAAGGCAAGCCGAGGAAAAAGACAGCTGCTGCGAAAAGGAAGTGTCGTATGACAAACTGGAGCCTGTGGCAGCCCAGAAACAGCATACCCTGCTGGTGCCGGTGTTTTTCCTGACTCCTTTAAAGCCGCTGCTACCACAGCAGATAATCGCCGCCGAAGCCAAAGTTTATACTTATACCGACTCTTCTCCGCCGCTCCACGGCCGAAATTTGCTGCACCGTATCCAGGTGCTGATTGTCTGA